A region of Dermabacter vaginalis DNA encodes the following proteins:
- a CDS encoding 30S ribosomal protein bS22: MGSVIKKRRKRMSKKKHRKLLRKTRHQRRNKK, translated from the coding sequence ATGGGTTCCGTGATCAAGAAGCGTCGCAAGCGCATGTCGAAGAAGAAGCATCGCAAGCTTCTTCGTAAGACCCGCCACCAGCGCCGCAACAAGAAGTAA
- a CDS encoding glutaredoxin family protein has product MNHNAHDPGLSSSSGARIVLLERPGCHLCEEAALIVERVATATGEKVERVNIESDDALARRWSIEIPVVAVDGKVVAVYRVKEKDLMAALTRGLKRPHPIFGAATRFLRRG; this is encoded by the coding sequence ATGAACCACAACGCGCATGACCCCGGCCTTTCCTCATCTTCGGGGGCGCGCATCGTGCTCCTCGAACGCCCCGGTTGTCACCTCTGCGAGGAAGCGGCGCTCATCGTCGAGCGTGTCGCAACCGCCACCGGCGAGAAGGTCGAGAGGGTCAATATCGAAAGTGACGACGCGCTCGCGCGGCGCTGGTCGATCGAGATCCCGGTTGTGGCCGTTGACGGCAAAGTCGTGGCGGTCTACCGCGTCAAAGAAAAAGACCTGATGGCCGCCCTCACGCGTGGCCTCAAGCGCCCGCACCCGATCTTTGGTGCAGCAACGAGGTTTCTCCGCCGCGGCTAG
- a CDS encoding YceI family protein: MTALPEGLTQGTWTLDASHTAAAFTVRHAGISKTRGQFDEVSGQMIVGETLEDTRISAEIQIASLTTGNEDRDQHLKSADFFDAEQFTAMAFTSTSFDGKTLKGDLTIKDVTKNVELDVEFEGAATDPFGTYRAGFSGTTEISRKEFGLTWNAALEAGGVLVGDTVKITIDAEFTAPTAA, from the coding sequence ATGACCGCACTTCCCGAAGGCCTCACGCAGGGAACCTGGACCCTTGATGCCTCCCACACCGCCGCCGCATTCACCGTTCGCCACGCCGGCATTTCCAAAACCCGCGGCCAGTTTGACGAGGTTTCGGGCCAGATGATCGTGGGTGAGACGCTCGAAGACACCCGCATTAGCGCCGAGATTCAGATCGCCTCGCTCACAACCGGCAACGAGGACCGCGACCAGCACCTCAAGAGCGCCGACTTCTTCGACGCGGAACAGTTCACCGCCATGGCGTTCACCTCAACCTCGTTCGACGGTAAGACTCTCAAGGGCGACCTCACGATCAAGGACGTCACGAAGAATGTCGAGCTCGACGTCGAGTTCGAAGGCGCCGCGACCGATCCGTTCGGCACCTATCGCGCAGGTTTCTCGGGCACGACCGAGATCTCCCGCAAGGAGTTCGGCCTCACGTGGAACGCCGCGCTTGAAGCCGGTGGCGTGCTCGTGGGCGACACCGTGAAGATCACGATCGACGCCGAATTCACCGCGCCCACCGCGGCTTGA
- a CDS encoding MarR family winged helix-turn-helix transcriptional regulator, with translation MANENNGQEAPWLDLDEQKAWRTYLFTTTRLKDRLSQALEQNPSIDLSLAEYEILVRLSESENESVRMSELAQQVVHSRSRLTHTVARMEKRGLVARERSVADGRGRVTVLTTAGRELLEKAAPIHVASVRELLLDRLGREDFLALARILDKLVSDEDRECIEFAAGE, from the coding sequence GTGGCGAACGAGAACAACGGGCAGGAGGCACCGTGGCTCGACCTCGACGAACAAAAGGCCTGGCGCACCTACCTCTTCACGACCACCCGCCTCAAAGACCGCCTCTCCCAGGCCCTTGAACAGAATCCGAGCATCGACCTCTCGCTCGCCGAGTACGAAATTCTCGTGCGCCTCAGCGAGAGCGAAAACGAAAGCGTGCGCATGTCGGAGCTTGCGCAACAGGTTGTGCACTCGCGCTCAAGACTCACCCACACGGTGGCACGCATGGAGAAGCGCGGTCTGGTCGCGCGTGAGCGTTCGGTTGCCGACGGTCGCGGGCGCGTTACCGTTCTCACCACCGCGGGCCGTGAACTCCTGGAAAAGGCGGCGCCGATCCACGTGGCAAGTGTCCGTGAGCTTCTCCTGGACCGGCTGGGCAGGGAGGATTTCCTGGCGCTTGCCCGCATCCTCGATAAGCTCGTGAGTGATGAGGACCGCGAGTGCATCGAGTTTGCTGCCGGCGAGTGA
- a CDS encoding histidine phosphatase family protein, whose amino-acid sequence MTTTIVHLVRHGEVHNPGKILYGRLPGYRLSERGEQMARLTGEALAERDIVKVVASPLLRAQQTAKPIAEPHGLDIETDERLTEALNYFEGHRIGHGEASFTNPKNWKHFLNPFRPSWGERYRDQVDRVMASVRDARHAAEGHEAALVLHQLPIWLTRRAAEHKPMLHDPRRRECGLASVTSLVFNGEHLDHVDYCEPAASLYDGAVDATGGKLT is encoded by the coding sequence ATGACTACGACGATCGTTCACCTGGTTCGGCACGGCGAGGTGCACAACCCGGGAAAGATCCTCTACGGGCGCCTGCCGGGCTACCGGCTTTCCGAGCGCGGCGAGCAGATGGCGCGCCTCACGGGTGAGGCACTTGCCGAGCGCGACATCGTGAAGGTCGTCGCCTCCCCGCTTCTTCGCGCGCAGCAAACGGCAAAACCTATCGCAGAGCCCCACGGGCTCGACATCGAGACCGATGAGCGTCTCACGGAGGCTCTCAACTACTTCGAAGGTCATCGAATCGGCCACGGCGAGGCGAGCTTCACGAACCCGAAGAACTGGAAGCACTTCCTCAACCCCTTCCGGCCGAGCTGGGGAGAGCGCTACCGCGATCAGGTCGATCGCGTGATGGCATCGGTGCGCGATGCCCGCCATGCAGCCGAGGGGCACGAGGCCGCGCTTGTGCTGCACCAACTCCCGATCTGGCTCACGAGGCGCGCCGCCGAGCACAAGCCCATGCTGCATGATCCACGAAGGCGCGAATGCGGCCTCGCGTCCGTGACCTCCCTCGTGTTCAACGGGGAGCACCTCGATCACGTTGACTACTGTGAGCCGGCAGCCTCGCTCTACGACGGTGCCGTGGACGCGACGGGCGGGAAGCTCACATGA
- a CDS encoding TlpA family protein disulfide reductase — protein MKRAHLTRRAVLALPLGALSLAGCASTDTSERYDTGYVEGSGVSTEVSIDKRGDAYDFQGETFDGTTFTLSEKRGTPVVLNVWYASCAPCRKEAPDLVKLHGTYAPKGVEFIGINVRDEAGPAQAFEKKFSIPYPSIPDRDGAILYALRGQISPNAVPSTLVFDKQGRVAARISGLADPSILSAMIDRVLVE, from the coding sequence ATGAAACGAGCACATCTCACGCGCCGCGCGGTTCTCGCGCTTCCCCTCGGGGCTCTCAGTCTTGCCGGCTGCGCAAGCACCGACACCTCCGAGCGCTACGACACCGGCTACGTCGAAGGCTCGGGCGTCAGCACCGAGGTATCGATCGATAAGCGGGGCGACGCCTACGATTTCCAAGGCGAAACGTTCGACGGCACGACTTTCACGCTGAGCGAGAAGCGCGGCACGCCAGTCGTGCTCAACGTGTGGTACGCCTCGTGTGCGCCGTGCCGCAAGGAGGCGCCCGACCTCGTGAAGCTGCACGGAACCTACGCCCCCAAAGGCGTCGAATTCATCGGCATCAACGTGCGTGACGAAGCCGGCCCCGCCCAGGCTTTCGAAAAGAAATTCTCGATTCCCTACCCGTCGATTCCCGATCGGGACGGCGCCATCCTCTATGCACTTCGAGGTCAGATCTCCCCGAACGCCGTGCCCTCGACCCTCGTCTTCGACAAGCAGGGTCGGGTCGCCGCCCGCATCTCCGGCCTCGCGGATCCCTCGATTCTGAGCGCCATGATCGATCGGGTTCTCGTCGAATGA
- a CDS encoding cytochrome c biogenesis CcdA family protein — MQHVFASTVLDGSLLLAAAVSALAGIVAFLSPCVFPVVPGYLAYVSGIAGQREESNNRTGRLALGALLFVLGFTVIFMVMGGFVGAIGYTLSAHATWINRIAGVVVILMGLLFIGLFPRLSGEVRVKSRPDAGLWGAPLMGIIFGFGWTPCIGPTFAAVSSLALDGGSATRGALLALAYSLGLGLPFLAFALLFDRALSWSAWLKKHRRSITVLGGALLIIIGTLLLTGQWGEWMAQLATWTGSFTTVI; from the coding sequence ATTCAGCACGTGTTCGCGAGCACCGTTCTCGATGGCTCGCTCCTCCTGGCCGCAGCGGTGAGTGCGCTCGCGGGCATCGTCGCCTTCCTCTCGCCTTGCGTGTTTCCCGTCGTTCCCGGCTACCTCGCCTACGTCTCGGGCATCGCGGGGCAGCGCGAGGAGTCGAACAACCGCACGGGGCGCCTCGCCCTCGGGGCCCTCCTGTTCGTTCTCGGTTTCACCGTGATCTTCATGGTCATGGGCGGCTTCGTTGGCGCGATCGGGTACACACTGAGCGCGCACGCGACGTGGATCAACCGCATCGCGGGTGTCGTTGTCATCCTTATGGGTCTGCTTTTTATCGGCCTCTTCCCGCGCCTGAGCGGAGAGGTGCGTGTGAAATCACGCCCCGACGCGGGCCTGTGGGGTGCCCCGCTCATGGGCATCATCTTCGGCTTCGGCTGGACCCCGTGCATTGGCCCCACCTTCGCAGCCGTGAGCAGCCTCGCTCTCGACGGCGGGAGCGCCACGCGCGGCGCCCTCCTCGCCCTTGCCTACTCGCTCGGCCTCGGCTTGCCGTTCCTCGCCTTCGCTCTTCTGTTCGACCGCGCGCTTTCGTGGTCGGCGTGGCTCAAGAAACACCGCCGTTCGATCACGGTTCTCGGCGGCGCGCTCCTCATCATCATCGGCACGCTGCTCCTCACGGGCCAGTGGGGCGAGTGGATGGCCCAGCTGGCCACCTGGACCGGTTCGTTCACCACCGTGATATGA
- the resB gene encoding cytochrome c biogenesis protein ResB yields the protein MKDQQASENPEPAHERAYEGASAPTMPRLGVRGTLRFLWRQLTSMNTALVLLLLLAVAAVPGSLLPQRSVNPAKTEQFLADNGWWGELLDWAGFFEVFTSPWFSAIYLLLFISLVGCVVPRCITYARQVVAKPPRTPRRLQRFTGYTRRPLANEAPKDIQLRAARHLKKAGYRVRTLEEGSGTLSVSAERGYLREAGNLVFHLALLGVLLGVGLGYLTSYRGQITVVEGEGFANSLTSYDSFEPGAWFDPDQLPPFRFTLDEFRAEFSTDSSNPKSFGLPTKFEADLTVDAPGRETYKQRVRVNEPLEVDGASAFLLGNGYAPIITVRDPEGHVVADGPIRTVSNDKNYTGQLVLKMPDASPKQMALVGIFAPTAVIDERGPHSKYAGLVDPKIFLTAHTGDLGLDDGVPTNAYQIDVSKLDQVVDDEGKPLLMTLAPGEKFDLPDGSSIEFRDIKRYAAFDVKHDPWQGFTLVMALLSAAGLMLSLFIPRRRMWVRATPSGEGSEIEVAGLARSEDFALADDVTRLADRLAPTPASADLRE from the coding sequence ATGAAAGACCAGCAAGCGTCGGAAAACCCGGAGCCCGCGCACGAGCGCGCCTACGAAGGCGCGAGCGCTCCTACGATGCCCCGCCTCGGTGTGCGCGGCACACTCCGCTTCCTGTGGCGCCAGCTCACGAGCATGAATACCGCGCTCGTGCTCTTGCTTTTGCTCGCGGTGGCGGCCGTTCCCGGATCGCTCCTTCCGCAGCGCTCAGTGAACCCGGCGAAAACGGAGCAGTTTCTTGCCGACAACGGTTGGTGGGGCGAGCTACTCGACTGGGCCGGTTTCTTCGAGGTGTTTACCTCGCCGTGGTTCAGCGCGATCTACCTGCTGCTATTCATATCCCTCGTGGGCTGCGTGGTTCCGCGCTGCATCACCTACGCACGTCAAGTCGTCGCGAAGCCGCCGCGCACGCCGCGCCGGCTGCAGCGGTTCACGGGATACACGCGCCGCCCGCTCGCGAATGAGGCGCCGAAGGACATCCAGCTCCGGGCCGCGAGGCATCTCAAAAAGGCTGGCTATCGGGTGCGGACCCTCGAGGAGGGCTCGGGCACTCTGAGCGTCAGCGCCGAACGCGGCTACCTGCGTGAAGCCGGCAACCTCGTGTTCCATCTTGCCCTTCTCGGCGTGCTTCTTGGCGTGGGGCTCGGATATTTGACCTCGTACCGCGGGCAGATCACTGTCGTTGAAGGGGAGGGGTTTGCGAACTCCCTTACGAGTTACGACTCCTTCGAACCAGGCGCGTGGTTCGACCCGGATCAATTACCGCCGTTCCGCTTTACGCTCGACGAATTCCGCGCGGAATTCTCGACCGATTCCTCCAACCCGAAGTCCTTTGGCCTCCCCACGAAGTTCGAAGCGGACCTCACGGTCGATGCCCCAGGGCGCGAGACGTACAAGCAGCGCGTGCGCGTGAATGAGCCGCTCGAGGTCGATGGCGCGAGCGCGTTCCTCCTGGGCAACGGGTACGCCCCGATCATTACCGTGCGTGACCCAGAAGGGCACGTCGTTGCCGACGGCCCCATCCGCACGGTTTCCAACGACAAAAACTACACCGGCCAGCTCGTGCTCAAGATGCCTGACGCCTCGCCGAAACAAATGGCGCTCGTGGGAATTTTCGCCCCCACCGCTGTGATCGACGAGCGCGGCCCCCACTCGAAGTATGCGGGGCTCGTGGACCCAAAGATCTTCCTGACGGCCCACACGGGGGACCTGGGCCTCGATGACGGCGTGCCCACGAACGCTTACCAAATCGATGTCTCAAAGCTCGATCAGGTCGTGGACGACGAGGGAAAGCCCCTGCTCATGACCCTCGCGCCGGGCGAGAAGTTTGATCTCCCCGACGGTTCGAGTATCGAGTTTCGCGATATCAAGCGCTATGCTGCCTTTGACGTGAAGCACGACCCCTGGCAGGGGTTCACGCTTGTGATGGCGCTTCTTTCGGCCGCCGGCCTGATGCTTTCGCTCTTCATTCCGCGCCGCCGCATGTGGGTGCGTGCCACCCCGTCTGGCGAAGGCTCCGAGATTGAGGTCGCGGGACTCGCGCGAAGCGAAGATTTCGCCCTCGCCGACGACGTGACGCGCCTCGCTGATCGCCTCGCGCCTACACCAGCCTCCGCCGACCTACGAGAATGA
- the ccsB gene encoding c-type cytochrome biogenesis protein CcsB, with the protein MNLQELAAASDFFILLAMVVYMMAFVAFAVDIAKAVRVRSDLRLEKKVRKRELATVGAPADPDSASAARPVEPDLSENASGAAVPENRGGMSPLSFALGAAGIATAFQLLGVVARGVATQRVPWGNMYEFSMTGAAVIMAVFLLLTLRVRDMRRLGLFVLTPVLFIMVIAYTSWYLPAAQLTPSLQNSPWLVIHVIVAVLSMSLFSLSAVVAVLQLLQHSRESRLEAGEKPRFALLDRILDHLPSAKRLEQIAFQTTAVGFVMWTFTLIFGAIWANYAWGRYWNWDPKETWTFIIWVVYAAYLHARATVGFRGKVAAYFCIAGFVCVIFNYTIVNTVINSLHSYSGL; encoded by the coding sequence GTGAATCTCCAAGAGCTCGCCGCGGCATCGGATTTTTTCATTTTGCTCGCGATGGTCGTGTACATGATGGCCTTCGTCGCCTTCGCGGTCGACATCGCGAAGGCCGTGAGGGTGCGTTCGGATCTGCGCCTCGAAAAAAAGGTGCGCAAGCGTGAACTGGCAACCGTCGGCGCTCCCGCAGATCCCGATTCCGCGAGCGCGGCACGTCCCGTAGAGCCTGATCTCTCCGAAAACGCGAGCGGGGCCGCTGTGCCGGAGAACAGGGGCGGCATGAGCCCGCTGTCCTTTGCGCTCGGTGCCGCCGGAATCGCGACCGCGTTCCAGCTGCTTGGCGTCGTCGCGCGCGGTGTGGCGACCCAGCGCGTGCCGTGGGGCAACATGTACGAATTCTCAATGACGGGCGCCGCGGTCATCATGGCGGTGTTCCTGCTGCTCACTTTGCGCGTGCGAGACATGCGCAGGCTCGGGCTCTTTGTGCTCACCCCCGTACTGTTCATCATGGTCATCGCGTACACGTCGTGGTACCTGCCAGCTGCGCAGCTCACTCCGAGCCTTCAGAACTCGCCGTGGCTTGTCATCCACGTGATCGTCGCGGTGCTCTCGATGTCGCTCTTTTCGCTCTCGGCGGTCGTGGCCGTTCTCCAGCTCCTCCAGCACTCGCGGGAAAGCCGGCTTGAGGCGGGGGAGAAGCCTCGCTTCGCGCTCCTTGATCGAATTCTCGACCACCTGCCTTCGGCGAAACGCCTCGAGCAGATCGCGTTCCAGACGACGGCCGTGGGCTTTGTGATGTGGACCTTCACGCTCATCTTCGGTGCGATCTGGGCGAATTACGCGTGGGGCCGCTACTGGAACTGGGATCCGAAGGAAACGTGGACGTTCATCATCTGGGTCGTCTATGCCGCCTACCTCCACGCGCGCGCCACGGTGGGCTTTCGCGGAAAGGTCGCGGCCTACTTCTGCATCGCCGGCTTCGTGTGCGTGATCTTCAATTACACGATCGTGAACACGGTCATCAATAGCCTCCACTCGTACTCGGGTCTCTAA
- a CDS encoding fructosamine kinase family protein gives MQWERAGLEWLASASAHGGARVVGILASDASQLCLEQISPVAPSAQSAREFGAALAVTHSAGTGRESEAGRRSFGLGPIDASGTAFEGDGFQGPAGEQLPLPLAREGEFTSWGAMFGDLRLAPLVRASGDLFDADDRALFGRLIARLRDGVFDDDDPPARVHGDLWAGNVLFDAHGAVLIDPTAYSGHRLDDLAALTLFGAPHLAHMFEGYESAHSLTQEWRELIPLHSLHLVLLHATLFGGGYAREALGIARRYV, from the coding sequence GTGCAGTGGGAGCGTGCGGGGCTTGAGTGGCTCGCCTCAGCGTCCGCTCACGGCGGTGCTCGGGTGGTGGGGATCCTGGCCTCCGACGCCTCCCAGCTGTGCCTCGAGCAGATTTCGCCGGTCGCACCGAGTGCGCAATCGGCGCGGGAATTCGGTGCGGCCCTTGCCGTGACCCACAGTGCCGGCACCGGGCGCGAGAGCGAGGCGGGGCGCAGGAGCTTCGGGCTCGGCCCAATCGATGCCTCCGGTACCGCTTTTGAAGGCGATGGTTTCCAGGGGCCGGCGGGTGAGCAATTGCCGCTTCCGCTCGCGCGCGAAGGTGAGTTCACGTCATGGGGCGCGATGTTCGGGGATCTCCGGCTCGCCCCACTCGTGCGGGCTTCGGGAGATCTCTTCGACGCGGATGACCGTGCCCTCTTCGGCCGCCTTATAGCGCGGCTTCGCGACGGCGTATTCGATGATGATGACCCTCCTGCGCGCGTCCACGGAGACCTGTGGGCCGGCAACGTGCTTTTCGATGCTCACGGCGCCGTGCTGATCGACCCCACCGCCTATTCGGGGCACCGGCTCGATGATCTCGCCGCGCTCACACTCTTCGGCGCGCCCCACCTCGCGCACATGTTCGAGGGGTACGAATCAGCGCACTCCCTCACGCAAGAGTGGCGCGAGCTGATCCCGCTTCACTCACTGCACCTCGTGCTCTTGCACGCCACACTTTTCGGCGGCGGCTACGCCCGCGAGGCGCTCGGGATCGCCAGGCGTTACGTCTAA
- a CDS encoding nucleotidyltransferase family protein: protein MINTAVILARGLGTRMRAEGQSSSLTAGQAAAASLGYKALMPIGAHRLIDYSLSALADAGVTRAVVVVAPEHEAFKTHMRELAPSRLRIEFAVQDEALGTANALASAEMAVGEEPFLMVNGDNLYPLEALEAMTHVSGNAIAGFERSSLVAQSNIPAERIAAFALIRHADNRLIGMIEKPSEAELAEYGESAPVSMNLFAFEPTVFEACRTIKPSARGEYEIVDAVLALENVQVVPVSGGVLDLSRRDDIADVESRVAHVSVRL, encoded by the coding sequence GTGATCAACACCGCCGTGATCCTCGCCCGCGGCCTCGGCACACGCATGCGCGCCGAAGGCCAAAGCTCATCCCTGACCGCGGGCCAAGCCGCGGCCGCGAGCCTCGGCTACAAGGCGCTCATGCCGATCGGTGCGCATCGCCTCATCGACTATTCGCTGAGCGCTCTCGCCGATGCGGGAGTCACGAGGGCCGTGGTTGTCGTCGCGCCCGAGCATGAAGCGTTCAAAACGCACATGCGCGAACTCGCCCCCAGCCGCCTGCGCATCGAGTTTGCGGTCCAGGACGAGGCACTCGGCACGGCGAACGCCCTCGCGAGCGCCGAGATGGCCGTGGGGGAGGAGCCGTTCCTCATGGTGAACGGCGATAACCTCTATCCGCTCGAGGCCCTCGAAGCGATGACGCACGTGTCGGGAAATGCGATCGCGGGCTTTGAGCGTTCCTCACTCGTCGCACAGAGCAACATTCCCGCAGAGCGCATCGCGGCATTCGCACTCATCCGGCACGCCGACAACCGCCTGATCGGCATGATTGAGAAACCGTCGGAAGCCGAACTGGCCGAGTACGGCGAGAGCGCACCCGTGTCCATGAATCTTTTTGCCTTCGAGCCGACCGTGTTCGAGGCATGCCGCACGATCAAGCCGTCGGCGCGTGGGGAGTACGAGATTGTTGATGCCGTTCTCGCGCTCGAGAACGTGCAGGTTGTGCCCGTTTCAGGCGGGGTGCTCGATCTTTCGCGCCGGGATGATATCGCCGATGTCGAAAGTCGCGTCGCGCACGTGAGCGTGCGCCTGTGA
- a CDS encoding galactokinase family protein produces the protein MRGWRVPGRIEVLGKHTDYAGGQVLVSAVGRAVTVRGQQKSDASSPFSIRTSLNGERAELVPLRDPRLPNGHWGHYVQTVLDRLTTNFGPLASAELTIESDLPPASGMSSSSAVLTAVALTLADLNDLPSREEWQRTIANRVDLAGYAASIENGKRFKNFAGLTGVGTSGGSLDHTGMLATTEGSLSHVVFDPPTVLGTASLPGDLTFVVAVSGVLAEKTGAAREAYNRGPAALGAVLEAWNAHTGREDSSLHRVVRELTGVTDPAQPVERSSRELDALRRVAPEGYASQRLEQFIEESEVLVPEAAAALNRGDIDAFSSIVLRSQDLAERKLGNQIPETVELARSARALGARAASAFGAGFGGSVWALVPRGDAEEFAKQWKRDYEAKYPLREATTLVSDPGSPAERLEF, from the coding sequence GTGAGGGGCTGGCGCGTTCCGGGCCGCATCGAAGTGCTCGGTAAACACACTGACTATGCGGGCGGCCAGGTGCTCGTGTCGGCGGTGGGGAGGGCCGTGACGGTGCGTGGGCAACAAAAGTCCGACGCCTCCTCGCCCTTCTCGATTCGCACGTCTTTGAACGGTGAACGAGCCGAGCTCGTGCCGCTTCGCGATCCGCGCTTGCCGAACGGGCACTGGGGGCATTACGTCCAAACCGTCCTCGACCGACTCACCACGAACTTCGGTCCTCTCGCTTCGGCTGAGTTGACGATCGAATCAGACCTGCCACCGGCCTCGGGCATGAGCAGCTCCTCGGCGGTGCTGACCGCCGTTGCCCTCACTCTCGCGGACCTCAACGATCTCCCGTCGCGTGAAGAGTGGCAAAGAACCATCGCGAACCGCGTGGATCTCGCGGGCTACGCCGCCTCGATTGAGAATGGCAAGCGCTTCAAGAACTTCGCAGGTCTCACGGGCGTGGGCACCTCGGGTGGCTCGCTCGATCACACGGGCATGCTCGCCACCACAGAGGGCTCCCTCAGCCACGTGGTATTTGATCCCCCAACGGTTCTTGGCACTGCCTCGCTTCCGGGCGACCTTACGTTCGTGGTCGCCGTGAGCGGGGTGCTCGCCGAGAAAACGGGCGCGGCGCGCGAGGCATACAACCGCGGGCCCGCCGCCCTCGGTGCTGTGCTTGAGGCGTGGAACGCGCACACGGGGCGCGAGGACTCATCGCTCCATCGAGTCGTGCGCGAACTTACCGGTGTCACCGATCCCGCACAGCCGGTGGAGCGATCTTCGCGCGAGCTCGACGCGCTTCGGCGTGTCGCGCCAGAAGGGTATGCGAGCCAGAGGCTCGAGCAGTTCATCGAGGAGTCCGAGGTACTTGTGCCCGAGGCTGCCGCAGCCCTCAATCGAGGGGATATTGACGCGTTCTCGTCGATCGTGTTGCGCTCGCAGGACCTTGCGGAACGAAAGCTCGGCAACCAGATTCCCGAAACCGTCGAGCTTGCTCGCTCGGCCCGCGCCCTCGGTGCGCGCGCCGCCTCCGCGTTCGGTGCAGGCTTTGGCGGCAGCGTGTGGGCGCTCGTTCCCCGAGGCGACGCCGAGGAATTCGCGAAGCAGTGGAAACGCGACTACGAGGCGAAATATCCGCTGCGCGAAGCGACTACGCTCGTATCGGATCCTGGTAGTCCTGCGGAACGCCTCGAGTTTTAG
- a CDS encoding PLD nuclease N-terminal domain-containing protein, which produces MPRLILVLAYVALTVYALADVANTPESRAKVLPKIGWILVIVFVPFLGSFLWLLLGKSNGSEPRSPRNSRARGPQRPIAPDDDPAFLAKLDQENRARRREQIQDEMRRKKREGADGGSSTASTGPRPAPPRTPAPRDDSSITPGKGPRDYTVRDYERPEDKRTGDLEGPDDDGARR; this is translated from the coding sequence ATGCCTCGCTTGATCCTGGTCCTCGCCTACGTTGCCCTCACGGTATACGCTCTCGCCGATGTGGCGAACACCCCCGAGTCGCGCGCGAAGGTGCTTCCGAAAATCGGGTGGATCCTCGTGATCGTGTTCGTTCCGTTCCTCGGCTCGTTCCTGTGGCTTCTTTTGGGCAAGAGCAACGGCTCCGAGCCGCGCTCGCCCCGAAATTCACGCGCGCGCGGGCCGCAGCGACCGATCGCTCCGGACGACGACCCGGCCTTCCTCGCGAAACTCGATCAGGAGAATCGTGCACGCCGCCGCGAGCAGATTCAGGACGAAATGCGTCGCAAGAAGCGAGAGGGGGCCGACGGCGGCAGCTCCACGGCGTCGACCGGGCCACGCCCGGCGCCGCCACGTACACCCGCACCGAGGGACGATTCCTCGATTACGCCCGGGAAGGGGCCGCGCGACTACACCGTTCGCGACTATGAGCGCCCCGAAGATAAGCGCACCGGCGATCTCGAAGGCCCCGACGACGACGGCGCTCGTCGCTAA
- a CDS encoding DUF4229 domain-containing protein, whose protein sequence is MRNYVLYSIIRLALFAGVWALLYFLMPGVHWFFTGILAAVIAMLISILALGELRQGVAANLEHSVEARRDKRRDLKTEAELDAEAEDSLLDRGE, encoded by the coding sequence ATGCGAAACTACGTGCTTTACTCGATCATCCGCCTCGCCCTCTTTGCGGGGGTGTGGGCGCTCCTGTACTTCCTCATGCCCGGCGTGCACTGGTTCTTCACCGGCATCCTGGCCGCCGTGATCGCGATGCTCATCTCGATCCTCGCACTCGGCGAGCTCCGCCAGGGCGTTGCGGCGAACCTCGAGCATTCGGTCGAGGCACGCCGCGATAAGCGACGCGACCTGAAGACCGAAGCGGAGCTCGACGCCGAAGCGGAGGATTCCCTCCTCGACCGCGGCGAGTAG